The sequence AAGGTGGAATTAATTTTcaggatatatatttttttacaaataaacatgatgcatgtgaaaaatgctTCAATGAAACAAGTTATTGTAAGAGATTCTTTGTTACAATTACTTCAGAGTAGTTTAATGTCAAGTACATTTATTTCAACCCAACCGGCTACagccaaaatatttcaaatttaattattagttcCAGATGGCATATTAAGTGAAGAATTGAAAAGAGATTGAAAACAAAACTGCCTCTAACCAACGCTAAATTATAATAGAAGAACTAtataatttgttattattatattcaaACATTATTATTCTTGCAAATCGTTAGAAAATGATTGTTTTagcaaacaaacgaaaaacttCCCGCTCAAACAAGTCACGaagcatttgaaaataaaagctgTTTACTATACAGGACAAAATATTCGTTGGGAAACAAGTTTTCGGCACCGAAAAAAACAACCGCTCACACATGGCATTTAGgagaaacttttaaataaatatattagtgGGAAAACTGTTCGTTTAACATAAAAGaggaaacgtaaaaaaaaattcgttgtgATGCAGTAGTTATGTAACCAAAAAACACTTCATAACTTTTCTTTCTAAAACATTAATTACTCTAAGTAAAGTCGTTATTCTTATTTTACTATACTGGATAGCCAAATTTATTTGACCCCAAAATCTAAGGCGATAGTTATTATAACAGTCACGCAATTTATCGCCTAAAGtaacacaattttaaaattctgaacTCTTGTTCTAgtgcaaaattttaagtaatatcGCAAAATTTATTCACGTGTTCTATTAACATCAAATAGAATTTCAACAATTGACAACAAACATAAAATGTTCAATCGTGAGAATAATgtgcttaaaaaatgtatatagaaACAAAAAACGTTTAAGATGCATATCGAAAATTGAATGACCGCAAACTCtcgaaatattcaaattttttacctgCATATGTtccttttgttgttttgttacaATGCTTGTAGTTCGAATTGTTGCAAAATTGTTCGGTCCATGCTCATTTACAGCGTTTGAGATGGCTTGCTGTGAAGATGCTGCGTATACGGCGGCAGCGGCAGCTGGTGATGATAAATAGCGCGGCATACGATCACCACCGCCGCCAGCACTTCCAACGCCAACACCAATAGCCTGCGACAACATGCCAGTGCTCATATTTGCTGTTGCTGCAGGGGAGCCTCCGCCACCAACTGGATGACCTGTGACCGACACCGGCATTATAGGCGCTGGTACGACCGAAGTTGAGTTCGTAGGTGTAACATTATTATTCATATTGTGCATTATATTAGGTAATGGTGGCAGATTCCGCTGGCGTGAAGAATTTCGTGCTGCAGCTCCACTCACAGCCGCTGCTTGGGCTGCTGCCGCCGCCGCGGCTGCAGCTGCTTGTTGCTGATAATTTACAGCAATATGCTGCTGTTGCGTCAATATGTGGTTTTGAGCGGTGGGAATAGAGTTCGACGAAGAGCTCTACAAAAAGAAAGACATTAGTTGGGCACATTTGTACTAAGACATAGGTTTGAGATGGCTGTACTACTTGACTACTGGCCGCCGACACACCCACCGAATGTATGGAGTGTTCTGAAGTAATACTATTACTTTTGCTGCTATCGCCACCGGCGTGTTCGTCTTGTGTATCATCCGTATCGCCAATGGCGCTCTCAGTCTCGCAGGTGTCTACCATaagaattttcttcattttacggTAGTTCAAATTATCTAGTTCACGCACAGCCGCCTTTGTACGGGCGATCAGCTCCAACAGTACAATATCTGAACGTGGCTGCgtcaaaaatgtatgttttaGCAGTTTCGATGACGAGGGACGCTCCACGGGCATTTTTTTAAGACACAACTCGACGAAATTGCAAAACGTATCCGACCATTCGTTTTTCtgcaaataatatatattttttattcgttaTACAAGTCTATAAAATATGCAATCTTACCGATAAGGTTGGAGAATCATTTTGAGCAATGTGATAAAGAGCAGACATTGCGTTCATATTAAAATATGGAGGTTTTCGTTCAGCCAATTCAATGCAAGTAATACCTAATGACCACACATCTACCTTGCCGTCATACTGCCCTTCATCCATAGCCAGAATTACCTCTGGCGCCATCCAGTACGGCGTGCCGACAAAACTATTAGCCGGACATTTAATGGCAGCACTACCAAAATCTGCTAATTTGACAATACCATTATCCGTGAGAAGGATATTCCCTGCTTTTATGTCTCTATGTATGCGCCCTAAGCTGTGTAAGTAACTTAGACCATTCAAAACGCCATCACAAATTGCTGCAATTTCATTCTCATGTAATGGCTTCTTGTGCACTTCAATAATATCTGAAGCCGAACCGACACAATATTCCATCACCAGCCACGCCGTAGATTCACGTAAATAACAACCCTTATACTCAATGGTGTTCGGATGATTCAATTGACGCAGaaatctaaaattaaattattatcaatTGACAATTTgctataaagaaattaaaataacatttaACCTGATTTCTTTAAGAATGTCCTGCCATTTTTCAAGGCTTTGTTTGCCCAAATAGGACATCTTCTTGATGGCCACGATTTCTTTGGTAAGATTGCATCGCGCATAATAAACGGCGCCAAACGAGCCATGGCCAATCTCGCGCAGATCCTCGAATATTTTTTCGGGATCATGTTTGTTGAAAAGATCGGCAATTTCCGGATCCTTAAGACTTCCAGGACGTGCTGGTGGCATCGTTGCTCATGTTATTTGCTTCTGTGAAGGTGCTTACGAATCCTAGTTTTTCTTGTAAAGGTGCTTAAAATACACCCTTAGCttcctttaagtaaattaattaaaaaatatcgagataaaatatatgtatatccaatatcttaatagcaataaaaataaatagggtCATATATcgttaaaatgtatttatattattccaataaaattatatagcaTTGAGTTTTAATGCCTCCCATATACTCCGAACTTTCAATCGAAAAAACAAGCCacattgtttgttgttttccaAAACCAATTAAATGTTTTCTTCTTGTTTTACTTTGGGTGCGACAACGTCGGCGCCGTCGCTTCTTACCATTGACGTCGAATCTCTTCTTACTtgagaattgataaaaagttctgcaatattaaatgaaaaattgtactCCAATGGAAATTGAGCATTTGAAACATAGCAAGTGCTACACCTTTGGCCAAATCAAAAAATGGTCTCGATAACGACAGCAACCCCATAggccaaaatattttattcgccTTTGCAGCTTATGTAAACATATTCAAATTATCTCTATAATACCAAAACAAGCAattcttatataaatatatttgatttgcgGATAAAATAGTTATTTCTCCACAtacttaaaaaactaaattgacTGAATACACCTTAATCCATTATATCCCCAACGCACTGCTTTATACACAAACCTACATACACAACCACAACTATATTCGTCATTCATCACATACTCTACTTGAGTTTTCTTATCGCTCGAACTACCCTaatatcattttttatataacttacaTTCCCAATTACTTATTTGCactatttcttttaaaatattttattttccgaTTAGATTCAAGTATTTAAACAGAAATCACAATTCTGATTAGCTCTAACGTCGTCAACTGTCGTCCGTCGACGATAGTCGAAAAAATTTATCAACGCCTTTTCTACCACACTAGATACGAAGACGTCTACTAATTCGCTCCCTGTGTTCTGCTTTAATTTCTAAAACTGTCTGGAATACAATCCATACCTTTCGATTAAGATCAATCACAAATCATTTCGAAAGTCATATCACTATTAATCATAAAACTTTATCTTTCACTTTCTTCAAAATTCTCTCCAATTTTAAATCCAATCTGAAATTTGAAGCAGATTTGTCTCgccttcttaaaattttctatgCACCCAAGTGgtgaaaaatgcaaaacaaaatggcgagTAACTTCACAGCATTGCCAGTTTCTAATTATATATTCTTGATTAAAATATTGCAATGagtatgattttcaataataataataaaaaagatattagGTTTTAATTATACtaatcttttttaattctcaaacttttaaacaagtTGTACTATTCGTCAGAGCTATTAAGTAATATTCAAAAAGTTCTTTCCATAACTCAGAAAGAAGAAACTCAGGAAATCAGAAGAATAGAGATGAGCGTTTCCTATAAATACATTCTCATGTATATTTTCAACTGAGATTAAGATTTGAGCTACAAAATTTTGCATATATCGACCTTTATTGGCCTTATTAAAAATCGGGAGAAACGAACTTAATCTTattaaatgcttttaaaaacgaaaaattcagatCTTTATTGAACGATAATTTGGTATTTAGAGATGAAACAAGCATTAATGTCAAAAGGGGCAATGACATCCAGAACGCATATAAAGTAGTTCTGTAAATCCTCTGAaactcaaggcgaatttattacaggtgacagcaaacacatataagtaaaaccctacatgtatttgttgttgcgtttggtgcaagcatcatgtcaaaatcagcaagcaaatgtaaacatacgaatgtaaacataccaatacatacaaacaaagcatatcattttgacgtaagccatacctacggcgaaaaattcagctgggtgaatgctgtcaccttattaaatccaccttgtctGAAACTGCACAACTACTATCAAGGCGaacatatacaaggtggtgaAGCCAGAGCAACAACGAAATtcacatatattttgtttttgaaatttggtactttgaatgtgaaaatctgagaatccaaacaaataaaaaaaaaaaaacacaacagctAAGCTTGCCCCTTTGACGTAGCAaatcgcaataaaaaaaatcagctaCTCTACCATATCACCATATATAGATTTGCTTCCACTACGGCCCCAACTCAACTACCATCGCGATGTCAAGCTTGACAAAGTAAAAATCAGCTGTTAGAAGTCAAGTTGAGCCAGACTAACAAAAAGACTACACGGCATCCGGAATTAAGGTGTCCTCAAACATATACAATACTACCTGCATGGTTTAAGATCGTATTGGGGGCTGATGTGATAAAACGAAGGCCACTCGAACTGATGAGGTACGGCACGGCCCAAAGAAGGCTTTAGGGATTCAAAGCAATATTGTTacatatacacttttttatatcgCATTTCTTGctattttgtaaacaaattctataataattaagaattttgtaaatgaagagaaaaaatttgaatctcTTACAAGTTCAAATTATCCTGTGAAACaatatatatttgattttaactttctgttttgtattcCTCTTTAGGAACCTCGATATTTCTggataaacatttaaaattttaaaaaacctGGGAAAATAACAATCAAAAATGTGtatgaaaaattctttttagagGAAGATAACCCTGAAAAATCTCTTGTATTTTTCAGTGTGTGATAAAAGTAGAGTGGTTAAAACATAATTTACTCACATTTTTGGGGTATCTCTAATGGCTTTACTGTTATATTCTCCCCTTGGTTACGAGGTTATAAAACGATACGTTTCTAAAGACTGCTTCGACAATCTTCATGATTTTCCACATTTAAAGTAGTCTCTCaactaaaatatcaaatacgcaccccaaatattttacacaaaaaaaagtaccttcTTTATTTCCTCATAACTGGGAGAAATATGAGAGATATCTGACCTGAATATTATTAAgtactattttataaaaaattagctgTATTAGAAAATGGTCATGTGTTGAACGTTTTTCTATGTAATACCGTAATAAACCACTAAGGTGAGCTCTTCAGTGCTAGtcttatatgtaaaatattaggTTTATGCATGCATCTATGCAATCtcatataagaaaattaaagtttGCGTATTTCCCTCCTCTGTGTAAATGTAACATACATCCGATTGCGATGATATCTCGTTAAATTGTTCTACGCACACGCGAATAGGATTTTAAAATGGCCAAAGAATTGTAGCCTTCGGAGCCAAATAAGTTGGTGCTTGACAATAATTTGGAAGTCCACTCTTCGAAATCCAGGGCACGAAACGCCAATtgataaaacaagttttttttaataacagtcgctcctcggcaaatgcaaaattttttattattatacatccttgaaaaagctcttcatataaaaatatttgccgttcggagtcggcgtaaATTTGTGGGTCCCACCAATTGtggaaacatcaagacgcacacccgaaaataggaggaggagctcggccaaatactcaaaaaaggatgtaagcgccaattatatatatatttatatataaaagtttataactttaaattccGGTCTGTGCAACTCAAATGAGCCGTTTATACATAGCATAACACTTCTCTTCTTCGTGAAAATCATTCTGGCaacgtaaatagaaataaaCGAACAAGATTTGCCAAACCATTTGGATTTCACCTCAGTTGAAATTTTTCAAGCAAATAGAAATgacgaaatataattttttgcttagtGCTGCAGCGCTATTTTTACTAATTCTTTGTAATATTAATTCGGGAACAGCAAGTAAATTTGATGGAAGTAAGTGTATTATACAAGTTTTCAATAAACAGTTAGTTTTGATCCAATAAGAGATAATTAACAGtgaaaatgttaagaaatatGATGTGTGATTGTGAGAATAAGGCGAATGAAGAAACAACGATGACCAATGAATAATAAGATAATACAGGGGTAAAAAGCAAAATGACAAGTTACAAAAGATTTTctcgatttttaattttttggggtGCTTTTGGTTGCGAATTCATTGTATTAGAGGTTTTTGTGGTCGCAGTTCGTTTAGTTAAACATGGTATAATTTAACTACCAAAGATTGAAAGGTAAAAGTGACAGTGATCTAAATCTAAACGCGtagaaatatctttttttttagaaatgtgAAATCAAATATGATTTCCACAAGGGTTTGTTCTTGATTAACCTATAATGCAACTACGCACAAGAACTGCTAGTTTTGATCGGAGTGCACTGACTAGAAACGTGCATCTATTGAAACAGCAAAATACGTGAAGCTGTCGCGAGAAACGTGAATCATTTGctttggtaaaaataaaaagaaaatttaataatatttaaaacagGTGACGTTGCTGGCTACTTCGTGTCTTGATACATCAACATTCGTTACTTTGCGCGGcgtttatatgaaattatttatcAAATAACGAACTCTTTCGTTTTATTCgtctttattttcattaaacgaTTAAATGGTTTTATTGCCATTGCGTGCGCCTCTTTTATTTcatatgtacaatatttcaTCGCAGTTCAAGTTATGCTCCATTTACTCCAAccatatacttatacttatgttCATTCTATACTGCGGTTCATCCATATAAGAAGACTTCGAAGTGTATAGTTTTTCGATTAGATTGCATATCGCATAAGAAGTTATTGCTGGagtattagtttttttaagtaaaacataaaataatatgtacgagtataaccGCAGACCTCAAGCCTTGGTTATAGGGaaggaaaattttgattaaaaatatggTCGCTTTCATTTTAAAGCGTATTTGAAAAATTGACCATATTATTTTGGCTCCACTAATTACTAAATAGAATATTATATTATGCGACTTCTCGAAGTTAGATTTAATAAATACGTAATTGTGTTATTGGACTAGGCGGTTGTGTtagatttaaatgttttttattgaaataattgcaTCTATAAAGTAAACATGTAAAGTGTCGTTCAGATATCGAAATTCcaatattttaatacaatacattCAATAAAGTTGCTGCTAAAATTTGGAATTCGGCTAGAAAAATAACTCGGGAATCGGACCCACAAAGGCTATAGAACCGGACCAAactttctgtcaaaaaaacgaATTGCTAATTGCAGTCGGACAAAAATATACTAAATAGTTAATATACGGTATGGGACATTTGctactgaaataaaataatctaaatACTCTCGATACCACAGAAATTAAATGCCtgtgaaattattatatttttattataaacaatgGAAACAAATTCCGcagttcatattaaaaaaatgcaacggCTATATTCAATGAGGGAAATTAATTCCAACATAAAGAAAGCagtacattttattaaataaatttaaagcagaACTTTATATTTCGTGGCAAATCCATGGCTCCCAATAAGTGTCATGTACCATCTCTGCAATAAAATTTTCGACGATGGTCTGGGGCATGGCGGTCATATTTGGGTCTGGGTATATTTCTCTAAGCTTCCAGGCATCTTTGGGAAAAATTGGTTAGCATTTGTCACATTACTGCGATCAAttctcttttttcaatttcccaGGCGTTTTCTATAGGGTTAAGGTCATTACGTCCACTTTATTATTCCGAAACTAGGATTTAAGGACCTTTGCCATAGGCTTCGGGTCATTGTCCTGTTGGTGGTAGCATTACGGATTTTATAATGTGTATGTAAACATACTGATTGATTATTTCATTAATGCAATGAAGcggcaaggatgatagaatgcAAGGTTGCGCCTACAAACAGAACAGGATAAGCATCCCCAGACGATAATGTAGTATGATTTTTGAAGACGTTTGCTTCGTGGGCTGCCATTACTTCCtaccaaattaaatttgcactcgTCGCGGGACAGTTTTCCACTTGTTTACAGGTCAGTTTATGTCATCGTTTGCGAACTGCTACCGTTTTTTGCTGGATACATTTACTAAGCGGGGGGTTTCTTTGCGAACCGGTAACTGCACAAGTCAGTCTCGGTCAGGCAACGAGCAACAGTTCTTGAAGAGATTGGTGACTTAAACTCTTTTAAACGAAAGTTTCTTTATCTCTCTTACAATCCCAGCAACAGTTTTTTgtccgtttttttttaatcggcctacAGGATGTACTACtgcaatagttttgttttttataaaattcgaaataatgaatattaattaattaaatcagtttaaaaatatgactagtatattttatggaaatgtaTTTTTGAGAAGTTCCGTTATTAAAGTCATCAATAAACGCCCGCGCAGTGCTTTACTGAATTTGTTTGGAGCAGTTGCTTACTTTACcataatttcttaaataaatcgAGTTACCTCGACAAATGTACACAGCAAATATCTCGATAAAAATAAACTCAATACAGTTAGAATGCGAACCGAGGGATTGAATATTTTTACCGTTATATAGTAAAGCAAACAAAGTTGCAATATTTTTGTCGCGCGAGATTGCCATatattttaaccttttttttcgaatataactgaaaaagaaaataaatctcaataatcattttaaaatatgttaccGATACTCTCTACTTTCCGAGACAAGAAATAAGAAACATTTTCAACGAAAACATGgctttgttagaaaaaaaatgtaaattagttGTCCGATACTGTAAGTAGGAGCGTAATTCACTAAACCTGTTCAaaagttattaacaaaaaccaATTCCGTATTAGTGGTAATTTGTATCATTAATTACTCATTTAATAATGCACCAAACTGCTATATTACACAACTTCAACACTAATTGCACtgtatatttgatattttcaggaaaatattttactaaaactaTTAATTATTTCAACTAAGTAATGATTTCTGGTATCTGTAAAAATTTCTGGTAATGCCACTTTAGtgaagtaaaatattaaatcaatattatttataaagtgcCTACAATATTGAGAGCCACATTTATAAAAGGGCAAAAACCTATGCCTTACCGTTTTAAAGGAAAGCTTCATACACCTGTATGTTAATCCTTTCTAGGTATAAACTCCCAAAAACACTGAAatacaacagaaaaaaaaaacggaacgaATTTGCACTATATTTATCCAatagatttttatataaaaaaaaaacaacacaaaacagATAATAAGTACCAACGTTTTTTTTCGTCGTGAAATTTGAGTTTACATTTTAGTTacttaaatattgaaataattagcaaaatttttttgctgaaaatatcAAGAATGCAATTAGTATTCAAATTTGGTGCCTTattgaataattaattaataatgcaAAATACCCATTTTACTAAATTGTTTTTTGCTAACTTTTGAACGGTGTATAAAACGACTCTCCATTTTCGTAATATTAATATTGGAACCAAAACACGTtgatattgacaagttttgaaaaattttggcatcCGGGCTGTAAGCTAGATAATTATCAAAATGTGATTAAACCaccacagtcggttctacgttacggtAACTACTaaaatttatatccggccaagaattATCACTCCAAAagtgttttattattgttttgtgcGGCAACCAATAAGATTATATaggtaaacaataaaaaactaaGTTTCGGTATTTATGAACTTAAAATTTCCATTGAGGAGGTCTTCATAAAATTTTGGAAGAAACAAACAGTTTGTCTAATAGTAATGACAGAAGGGCCTTGTGAATAAACCAATTCCATAATTTCATTCTAACTTCAGTGAAGTTTACCAACAAATAGAAATTCAGGAAATGTAACTTATCGAGAAGTGCAATTGGTTCAAAAGAAAATACGGTTATAAATTCTTTATTTGAAAGTGTATCTCTTTTAGGGATAAGTACTTGAAGATAACCAAACCTTATTCCCAAACAGTTTTGGTACCGATTCTCTAAGCAAATGAAAACAATGAAATTTGCGGAAATATCCAtccatgtgcatacatacatatatgtatataaccgTATAACCTCTGAAGGCTTGGAATGTAACTTAACTGTTTACATATTTCACACTGAAAGTTTATTTCTCAATTGTTGAACTCTTACACACCAATAcgcgtatatacatatgcatgtacatacacagcTAATACTCACATACCATACATACACTTATTTCGTATCAGCAACTTTCTCGCTGAAATCTCTTATCaggtattataaataaatttacctgtggagttaattttgtatttcaattaCTTCTAGAAATTGCACAgtagaaatatgtatatgttccaTTTGTTGGACGCAACAAACCAACAGtatcttttatttattgatttgagtaaaagaaataatttttaaatattagctGTATTCTGTTTTAGCCGACCTACAAAAGAACGTTCGAACGCGTTAACTCTTAAAACTCTTGGAACATTTTCTGCCTTGCAAATTAAACTCGTGTACAATGTTTTCTTGGAAGTGTATCAAGTAATTCacgatttgttttatttctcaaaaaaaatataatataataaatgctACGAATCGTGAGAGcgttcagaaaaaaatttgtcttgATTCGCAACAGTCGCTTATTTGCTTTGATCGATATTCTTCTACTGGattgtaattatgtatatgcatatattcaaGCATAACTCAATTATAATATCGATAACCAGTTTTtcacaattaataatttttgtttataaatataactttttacatttatacatttatttgccATCTATTCGAAGAAGAATAATCACAATATGACTAACATTATCACTAACTAGGTGAGGtcaataataatatacttgtattttaaccaaacatatgcttatgtataatatatattaactttttaatacGTTGGTTTGTTTATAGTTATTTTCTAAAAGATAGATATCTATATAACTTGTTGTCTTTAAAGCTTAATAATTTCATTGAGAATGCGTAAATTCAAAATGCCGAAAAATAAATTCGAACTaatatttaatgggctataaaactgtgtaccTGGATCCCCTCGAATGAAGGGTCGCGATAATATCCCTATTCAACTCGGCGATTTATATCCCCATTTATCGGCATCTGTTGACATTGAACTATCCATTTTCCTGCAGGAAATGATTAGGTTGTCGGCAAATTGTTTGAGTGCTAGACACTCGTCAGTGATACCGCACCACCGCGGTGTAGAGTTCTTTCGCCTTgctttttaaattctaaatcttgaatgttttgaaaattttgatgaaaatttgaggaaatttatttaatttttttgaattttgaacaaattttgtaaCTTTGGCtttgaattacaaaaatttagctaaaaaaatattgcgaatattgtaaaaagatgCAGTAACTTAATTATaagtaatatgtatgtacatgagtagtattttcatatgtatgtacatgagtagtatatgcat comes from Anastrepha ludens isolate Willacy chromosome 3, idAnaLude1.1, whole genome shotgun sequence and encodes:
- the LOC128858163 gene encoding serine/threonine-protein kinase Tao isoform X1; the encoded protein is MPPARPGSLKDPEIADLFNKHDPEKIFEDLREIGHGSFGAVYYARCNLTKEIVAIKKMSYLGKQSLEKWQDILKEIRFLRQLNHPNTIEYKGCYLRESTAWLVMEYCVGSASDIIEVHKKPLHENEIAAICDGVLNGLSYLHSLGRIHRDIKAGNILLTDNGIVKLADFGSAAIKCPANSFVGTPYWMAPEVILAMDEGQYDGKVDVWSLGITCIELAERKPPYFNMNAMSALYHIAQNDSPTLSKNEWSDTFCNFVELCLKKMPVERPSSSKLLKHTFLTQPRSDIVLLELIARTKAAVRELDNLNYRKMKKILMVDTCETESAIGDTDDTQDEHAGGDSSKSNSITSEHSIHSVGVSAASSQVSSSSNSIPTAQNHILTQQQHIAVNYQQQAAAAAAAAAAQAAAVSGAAARNSSRQRNLPPLPNIMHNMNNNVTPTNSTSVVPAPIMPVSVTGHPVGGGGSPAATANMSTGMLSQAIGVGVGSAGGGGDRMPRYLSSPAAAAAVYAASSQQAISNAVNEHGPNNFATIRTTSIVTKQQKEHMQEEMHEQMSGYKRMRREHQAALVKLEEKCKLEMEAHKGGLDKEYDNLLHNFTRELERLEAKHQQDLERRQKQTSAAEKKLFKEISLKQESDRKAFDLNRKKEYKANKERWKRELSMDESTPKRQRDLTLQSQKDNLKQAEAQEEQRLLRVQKQYIELEMRKFKRRRLISLHELEDQLLRDELSKKQHQLEQAHAMLLKHHEKTQELEYRQQKSVHQLREEQINTQHDTELKNQKDYMERVKKELLRKHALEIRQHPKSLKQKELQIRKQFRETCKTQTKQYKRYKAQILQTTPKEQQKEVIKQLKEEKHRKLTLLGEQYEQSIADMFQSQSYKLDETQVIECHRTNEQLEYELEVLTAYQNKNKKQAQEQRDRERKELENRVNVRRGLLESKMNAELQQFNQERAERLRIKQEKHSRELEAFDQESLALGFSALSLSEVSRETYPDEEGSLSGSMISLAHSNSSTSFPAGSL
- the LOC128858163 gene encoding serine/threonine-protein kinase Tao isoform X2, yielding MPPARPGSLKDPEIADLFNKHDPEKIFEDLREIGHGSFGAVYYARCNLTKEIVAIKKMSYLGKQSLEKWQDILKEIRFLRQLNHPNTIEYKGCYLRESTAWLVMEYCVGSASDIIEVHKKPLHENEIAAICDGVLNGLSYLHSLGRIHRDIKAGNILLTDNGIVKLADFGSAAIKCPANSFVGTPYWMAPEVILAMDEGQYDGKVDVWSLGITCIELAERKPPYFNMNAMSALYHIAQNDSPTLSKNEWSDTFCNFVELCLKKMPVERPSSSKLLKHTFLTQPRSDIVLLELIARTKAAVRELDNLNYRKMKKILMVDTCETESAIGDTDDTQDEHAGGDSSKSNSITSEHSIHSVGVSAASSQSSSSNSIPTAQNHILTQQQHIAVNYQQQAAAAAAAAAAQAAAVSGAAARNSSRQRNLPPLPNIMHNMNNNVTPTNSTSVVPAPIMPVSVTGHPVGGGGSPAATANMSTGMLSQAIGVGVGSAGGGGDRMPRYLSSPAAAAAVYAASSQQAISNAVNEHGPNNFATIRTTSIVTKQQKEHMQEEMHEQMSGYKRMRREHQAALVKLEEKCKLEMEAHKGGLDKEYDNLLHNFTRELERLEAKHQQDLERRQKQTSAAEKKLFKEISLKQESDRKAFDLNRKKEYKANKERWKRELSMDESTPKRQRDLTLQSQKDNLKQAEAQEEQRLLRVQKQYIELEMRKFKRRRLISLHELEDQLLRDELSKKQHQLEQAHAMLLKHHEKTQELEYRQQKSVHQLREEQINTQHDTELKNQKDYMERVKKELLRKHALEIRQHPKSLKQKELQIRKQFRETCKTQTKQYKRYKAQILQTTPKEQQKEVIKQLKEEKHRKLTLLGEQYEQSIADMFQSQSYKLDETQVIECHRTNEQLEYELEVLTAYQNKNKKQAQEQRDRERKELENRVNVRRGLLESKMNAELQQFNQERAERLRIKQEKHSRELEAFDQESLALGFSALSLSEVSRETYPDEEGSLSGSMISLAHSNSSTSFPAGSL